tctgatCAGCATCctcgtcacttttatatgggaggcctccccccccccgtccccccGGGGCTTGAGCTGGCCCCTTACAAGGGTGGCTCTCAAATGCGCCCACTGGTCTAGAGGTGTAAGGGTTAGATGGGCCCTTACTGGAGCTTTCCCAGCTACAAATAAATACTAGAGATGCAAAACAAAACTGTTTGTTAGTGTTTAGCTATACTGTTCTCCTGACAAAGTTGTAATTCAGGCTCAATCATAAGATTCAAGTGGTGTGTTGAAGTATAACCGGACGTGtacatgaaaaaaacaaactgtgaaaatgatagaaattcataAAAAATAGAAGATTCAGATGCGAATGAGGTTTCTTTTTGGGAACATCAAACTCTTAAACCCTGAGAGTGTCCGCGGCCGCCTTCGAGAATGTCCGCTTACGGAAATGataaaaaacagagtttttatGGGAGTTGAAATGGAGTTTGGCGATGGCGGCCGTAGGTGGGGCTGTCCGCTTACGAGAGTGTCCTTCTTGTTGTCAAGATTGGATGTGGATTTACAGACTAGGATTTGGCTGGTTCAGTTAGCCTGAGTCAAATCTGAGTTCTTGGGGCTAAGTTGGACTTGAAGGAGAAGCATGTACAGATCTTTTGAATTTACTCCGCATTATCTATATTTACAGGTTATTCTGGCAATCGCAGTGGCTTGGGCGATTTGTGCCATTATTACTGCAGCGGGTGGTTTTCCTTCTGACCCAAAAGTTCCTCAGTACATGGCGAGAACTGACTCTAGAACTGCTGTATTGAGCGAAGCCAAATGGTTTAGATTTCCTTACCCAGGTTAGTCATAATCAAGGTGATCTTTATGGAACATTCTCCGTTTTTCGTATCTTTCATGCGATATTTCAGTTTAACCACACTGGCCCTGTAGCAAGGAGGAGCCAAGAAGTTCTTGATCTATTTAGATTTCTCGAAAACTGCCTACCGagccctcccctaagctaacattaacacttacttctcacttagggcaaaatgatggcttaggggaggggtaggtgggcagtttcacagaaactAAATTTATCCGAAGTTCTCAAGGAGTTatttaaagggacacagtcagctttGAGATCGCACTGACCTGGACactagttttacaaatttggaAAAGCGTTTACCTTCCCCTCGAAATCAAAGTTACGCGTCGGATGCATCTTGAAATCCTCTTCAATCTTGCCTAGTGTTCCATTCGATCTTCGATATTTTACTGAAAGCCTGTCTTGAGTATTCTTTAACTCATcctgtattattattttatcatatttggtttaaaaagaaagaatcgCGCATCTTGTGATATGTAAGAGCAGATAAATTGTATCTAATCCGCATGTGGCATATATGAATGACCCCAGCAATGTCCTTTGTCCTAAAAACGACAGGAAATAGGTTTTTAAAACCGACGAAAACGGATGTTTCCTTAGAAACTCTTCTGCTGGTAATTTATTACACGTACAGGTCAGTGGGGGACGCCTACAGTCAGCGCCGCAGGGGTTTTTGGGATGCTTGCTGGTGTTGTGGCCTCCATTATTGAATCAGTGGGCGACTACTACGCATGCGCGAGATTGTCAGGGGCTCCTCCCCCTCCAAGACACGCCATCAACCGTGGAATAGGAATGGAAGGAATTGGATGTCTTCTGACGGGCGCCTTTGGTACTGGAAATGGAACAACTTCGTATAGTGAAAACATTGGAGCCATTGGAATCACAAAGGTAAATATGACAGGGAGCTGTTCAAACAACGTCAACATGTGCTAGGGATTTTTGCGTTCTTTTGACCTTGAGATTGAAAAGCTACTAACAAAATACAGATGAGTGTCAAGAAAATTTCGACTGCAGAAGTATCTTTATTTCTATCGCTGTGTCGTTGTTGCCATTTTTTTTAGCCAGAAATCAAAAGCATGGAGTTTACGATCTAGCGTGAAAATCAAATTATCGACTCCTCTAATGACTCCGCCGCCTACGATCGAATGAACGTCTCGTCACTCATTGAAAAAAACCCTTTTATAtatctgaagcctgaaaaaggtactccgttcgggcagagcctccccgtataggccttTATAAGGAGTACCCCCGGGGAAAATGGAAACGTCTGGATTCTTGTGACACCGATTCAGTCTAGCTTACATGCACGTCTTCGCTTACGACTCCAATTATAGATTCTGACTTAGTCATTTGCGCCCTTACTACTTCGATTACGACTCCCATTCCGACTCCGTCGCTGCTAAAaatctttatcatcatcatcgtgaTCTTGCATTATTTCAGAGCATGCGCCGCCTTTGAAATTAGATGGCTGGCTTTGCTCACTATGTAGGTCTTCCATTGGTTAGTGGTTAACCGACTCCTAATATCTAACCTTCAAAGTTGCAGCTGTTCTCTCTAATGTATTGGAGAAACGTTTTTGAAGAATGGATTAAATTCATCCTATGTGATCATGTCTTTAAATCTCGAAACCACTTTGTCTTAAAAAGCCGACTCCTACTCCGTTTTCATGACAATTTAACATGCAGAGCGGAGTTCTGTCATCTCTATCCCGGACTTCCAAAAATACCATTCCAGACTATGATGTAATAACGAGAATTTAACGCTAATGACCTGCCTCCAATTTCAACAAGTCTCCAGATACGTCGGCTGCAGTTTAGCGGCCACAGTTGGAGAAGCAAGAATGAGACTGTTTCCCAACTATTTCTTTTGGAACCAAACCATGGCAGACCGGTCTTTTGAGGCAGGATCTTGCATCTGTCATGGCCAACAGAAGGGAATGAGACAGACTTATAAAATCAGTGAGGGTGCGCCCGAAATTGATAGATAGAATGCTGATGAGAATTATTCTTTAGTTTCTCCACGGTTTCACGACCTGAAAGCATTGTCTCAGATATTTGCTTTGGTTTTTTTTAGGTTGGAAGCCTTCGTGTAATTCAGTTTGGTGGTCTGGTGATGATTGTTGCTGGACTTATTGGTAAATTTGGGGCGCTTTTTGTCAGCATTCCGGATCCTATCGTTGGTGGAGTTTTCATGGTCATGTTTGGAATGATCGCCGCAGTTGGAATCTCTAATCTACAGTTTGCCGACATGAACTCTGGCAGAAATTTGTTCATTGTTGGATTTTCCATTGTGTTTGGCCTGGGTCTTCCATACTACATGAATAATCATCCCAATGCAATAAACACAGGTACGAGTGCAAagaaaaacagtggaaaaacgTGTCCTGACGGTTAGggcgctggacttgcaattcgaAGGCCCAGAGTTCCAGCCACGCCCTGAGCACGTGCTGGACCACCCTTGTAAATAGAAAGCTAGCTTATCACCGAACAGAGTTGGGAATAATGAAAAGTCAAGATGCAAGACCACTGCAAAAAAAACGTATATTATCAATCTTGCTCAATGTTGGATCAAAAAAGATCGCGATCAGTCAGAATCAATAAATAGTATAAATTAttgtcaaaaagacaaattcaAGGACAGATCAAACATTCGCCTGGTCAATACCGTTCTTCATCATGTTTATTATTAAGAAAATCACGTATAGTGTTTGGATTCTTAACGCTCTTAAGTTTGATGTAAAAAAACTTGTTTCGGATATTTTCTTAGCCCACTTGTAtcagtgctataaatactgcgaAGGGTGAAAAAcgattttattgtatttttatttattgaatAAAGATGATAGATATCGTGGTACCTCCTCTACCAAACTCTAATAATCTGTCCTTTTTTCGAATTTTAATTGTAAGGTATTTAGATCATAATTGGCTCATTTCGTTTCTCAGGTGTTGCAGAAATCGATCAGATATTCACCGTGTTATTGTCGACGAGCATGGCGGTAGGATGCATAGTCGCTTTGTTTCTCGACAACACCATTCCTGGCACAATTGAAGAACGCGGACTCGTTGCCTGGCGACAACATCTGGGAGACGACAGTGACGAACAGTCAGTCCAAACAGCTTCTATTCACGTGTATGATCTTCCGTTTGGCCTCAATCGCTTCAGCACCTGGCGGGTGTCCAAGTATATTCCTTTCCTTCCATACTACGACCCCAAGGATGCCAGCACAAAGCAGGATGAAGAACATGGGTTAAATGGGGCTTTCTACAAACCAAAAGATCAAAGCATGCTTTGAGGCACTGAGACTTTGTTAGTAGTACTTGCTACATACCTTGTCACTGGGGAGCGGTGTAATCGACCTAATGTGGCAGTAAATTGTGCTTTGTCTTGTATAGCCTAGAGATCTTCATTCAGCTTTCCATACTACAGATTTTCTTGGTGTTTGTGTTCAACCTGATGTGGAAGCATGTATATGTCGTAAATCGTGACTTGTGTAGACCAACGATATAAGCAATCTTTGTAACGGGTAGTGGGACCGGTTTGTTCGATTAAATTTCATATAGATTACATAATTTAAGCTTAGTTTTCAATTTATATTGTAAGAAAAATTGCATATAAGGGTAAGGAAGGCCACATAATAGCTCATAATGGCTCGTATATAAATATTCCAAGGGTATCCCCCTAGCATTTTTTGGTGTGTGCTCTGTAACTAAAGATGGAACATTCTACTAAATCTCCAGTGGCTCCAAAATCACTACAACGTATTTACGACAATCTTTCCTCAGTGCCGAGTCTTCTTCTAATTCCTGCAATCTTAGTACAACAATACCATACTTGCTTGGTTAAAACTGATAGTTATTTCGACGAAGTCAGTGTGTTTCTATTAAAATAGCTCGATTCTTAGCATATGAAACTTTTTTGGTTATAATTTACGTTCAAGAGAATGTAAAGTTTCTAGGGATTCaggcattttgtctttttttttcgtgaGAGTGCAGTATATCTGATCCATGTGAGGTGTGTCAATCATTTTCACCGAAAAAACCAATAATCTTGCTATTAAACTCCTTGAAGCTGTCTCAACCAATCAATCAGCTGTACAGCAGATAGACAATGTAGCTAGGGGCTACCATCCCCCCAGGGGGATACTCAAAACCGTTTTATACAGGGAGGGGTTCCGCTCCGAGGTCCCACCGGCCTTACCTTTTATATTCCTCTTTTATACACCTTGTTAAGAACTTTCCATCTCTGTGAaatgctgtaaatgcactgtctatAAATTTTCAATAAACTACAagaccagaacgttttctcgactttttttaTAGCCATAAAATGTATCTGATGCGTGTTAACCCTTTTGggcttttttacctttttaatttGTCTCTTTGGACTGAGTCCGAAaagacagatttccctaccctttcatataatTCCTACCTTTTGTACCGGTATGTTTTTCGGGGAGTTAGCTTCTTCCTCGCTGGCAGCAGAGAGGTACCCCCGACAACTGGGATCTTGACAAGGAGTGCAACTCTTTCttcacaaccgtgacaatgcTAATCGTTTATTTCACAATGCGTTACTCATTTTATCCTTCGTCCCGcgccatatgaaatccgacgaagaacttttttgaaagtctgcGTTACTAGCCGTTAATCTAGAAGGCAATTAAAGAACAGGTGGAAGCAGGTGAAGTGTTTCCCTCGTAAAGCAAAAGTGAAAGAGATAATAAACAAGCCAAGATCGTCAATATTTCTTATTGATTTCGCGCTAGACTAAACTATGATTAAAGTGGGCTAAACATATGTCGTCACACTTTTTATACACCTGGGGCCTGAAACAGGTATCCCTTCCGCGCTACTTCGAGTTCTTGGTCAGGGTATTATACGAATCCGGACCttcaaataacaatttttttctcatctctTTACCATAAGGATTCTTGAATAGCAGTGAACCTAATGCATTCATTAAAAGCTTCAAAGTTCCAAAGACCAAGAACATAGATGAGTTTGTACATTGGATCAGCAACAAGCCACGCGCTATCAATGCAATAACTTATATGTTATCACGTTTTATGACTAGCCTGTTGAAAACTTGGGATCATCCCGTGAGCACCATGGTTTGTGTtaagctgactttttgtacttTGTGCACTTATATTTAACCGCGGGAGCTGGCGTGAAGATAGAAAAATcacgaaaaacaaaacacaatctGGTAAGCAACTTTATTTTTATGGCTAACAGAAAACCACAAATTCGAGGTTTATTTAAGATGTATTATATTGAATGGTAAATTGAAATGAACACACTTTGAATCGATTTTATTTCATGTGAAAACTACTCTAAGATACAATAGTTTTAAGGTGCGCCACGAGTTAAAACTATActtcaaactttaaaaatgaaggATTTCGTAccctttcaaatttttaaaaataaagggcATAAAATCTAACAAAGTTTACAGTTTTGATAATTCTAAAAGGTCTAGGGTTTTAATTCATGTATACAAGTATCAAGTGTCAACCTAACACGCTATCATCCACCCTCAAGCACCCCCCTCGCGTTGATCGGTGCtagcgcttttgcttttaataaatactctcataaaccgtacattttctgaaatcttaatagttccagattattgcttattccttttaaaaaatcaaaatattaacgcgaTTTAGAAACGAGAAGCTTTTTGTAAAAGTGGGTGtcattgtaaatttaagtccaggcTAGCCAAAAGTGaacggaagaagccaattaagattGCATGTGTGACTAAAAAACcttgtctcagatttttgtcaagtgcgtTTGTTCTTTTGCTATAAGCAGTTGAAGTTGAggatagcaaatcattagcactacctATGAAAAAACTACTCTAACTCGAAAACGAGTTAGATACTTGACGTATCAAGTAAAACAGaacttgtcaacgatcaattaaaagtAATTAGCATAGAAGAACTTTTGCGCTCCATAAGtctgcaaagaaaaaacattttttcctgggatttttttttttaaagaaagctcTTGATTAGCTCTatttaatcatttaaaaattgcaaatttcgaaaaattatgattttttaccctggatgataccttaaaggaacagtatcccgttactgcgcatgcaccaaactttgatttttggacaggatgtcgcgaaatcaaaagatgcgaggagagtaagagaaccttgaaaaatccgtttgcatcgcgcttgaccggattcaatacgacactaaaactcctcaggattacagatcaatgatgtattgttcctgttaagtttcgatttgggc
The sequence above is a segment of the Porites lutea chromosome 3, jaPorLute2.1, whole genome shotgun sequence genome. Coding sequences within it:
- the LOC140931043 gene encoding solute carrier family 23 member 1-like isoform X1, whose product is MIIQYGFELAQSDDKPENEKTKTRALGLSYLINENPPWYICLLLGFQHYLTMLGGTLAIPFIISGPMCFANNTLAISEVLSTIFFVSGLVTVLQATFGVRLPIVQGGTFAFLTPTFAILSLPQWKCPTLDENAATNSTDNANDDSGDLWKTRMREIQGAIMISALFQILIGFTGLIGVLLRFIGPLAIAPTITLVGVALFNVAADHAGNHWGISMTTIVLIALFSQYINKFEIPFAGFSKHRGGCYVGRYPLFRLFPVILAIAVAWAICAIITAAGGFPSDPKVPQYMARTDSRTAVLSEAKWFRFPYPGQWGTPTVSAAGVFGMLAGVVASIIESVGDYYACARLSGAPPPPRHAINRGIGMEGIGCLLTGAFGTGNGTTSYSENIGAIGITKVGSLRVIQFGGLVMIVAGLIGKFGALFVSIPDPIVGGVFMVMFGMIAAVGISNLQFADMNSGRNLFIVGFSIVFGLGLPYYMNNHPNAINTGVAEIDQIFTVLLSTSMAVGCIVALFLDNTIPGTIEERGLVAWRQHLGDDSDEQSVQTASIHVYDLPFGLNRFSTWRVSKYIPFLPYYDPKDASTKQDEEHGLNGAFYKPKDQSML
- the LOC140931043 gene encoding solute carrier family 23 member 2-like isoform X2 codes for the protein MVKQEIELAQSDDKPENEKTKTRALGLSYLINENPPWYICLLLGFQHYLTMLGGTLAIPFIISGPMCFANNTLAISEVLSTIFFVSGLVTVLQATFGVRLPIVQGGTFAFLTPTFAILSLPQWKCPTLDENAATNSTDNANDDSGDLWKTRMREIQGAIMISALFQILIGFTGLIGVLLRFIGPLAIAPTITLVGVALFNVAADHAGNHWGISMTTIVLIALFSQYINKFEIPFAGFSKHRGGCYVGRYPLFRLFPVILAIAVAWAICAIITAAGGFPSDPKVPQYMARTDSRTAVLSEAKWFRFPYPGQWGTPTVSAAGVFGMLAGVVASIIESVGDYYACARLSGAPPPPRHAINRGIGMEGIGCLLTGAFGTGNGTTSYSENIGAIGITKVGSLRVIQFGGLVMIVAGLIGKFGALFVSIPDPIVGGVFMVMFGMIAAVGISNLQFADMNSGRNLFIVGFSIVFGLGLPYYMNNHPNAINTGVAEIDQIFTVLLSTSMAVGCIVALFLDNTIPGTIEERGLVAWRQHLGDDSDEQSVQTASIHVYDLPFGLNRFSTWRVSKYIPFLPYYDPKDASTKQDEEHGLNGAFYKPKDQSML